DNA from Pseudomonadota bacterium:
ACCACGTCCTGTTTGCGGACCTTGGAGCCGCAAAAGGATGTCAGGCCCATGTTGGGCCTGGTGTGATCGGCCCGCTGGTGGATGATCTCGGCGGCGGTCTGGCCGGTTATGGCCCAATGCATCTTGTTCTGGACGGTCTTGAAAAAGTTGATGCTGATGTCCAGGGTCGGGTCATAGTCAATGCTGGTAGCGTATATATCGGTAATTTTCCGGTAGAACCGCTTCTCCGAAGTGCGGATATCCTGGATGCGGCGGAGCAGCTCATCAAAATAGTCAAAAGGCTGGTCCGGGTTTTTCAACCGTTCATCATCCAGGACAAAACCCTTGATGATAAACTCCTTGATATGGCGGGTGGCCCATTGCCGGAAACGGGTGGCGACATGGGACTTGATCCGGTAGCCCACCGAGATGATAGCATCCAGGCTGTAGAATTTCTTTGCTCGTTTGACCTGCCGCCCCCCTTCGTTTTGAACTGTTAAGAAATCCTTAATAGTTGCCAGAGGGTCCAATTCGCCTTCCTCAAAGATATTTTTCAGGTGGAGGTTTATATTCGGCACTGTGGTCTGGAACAGTTCGGCCATGTCTTTCTGGGCGAGCCAGACGGTTCCATCCTGAAGCTGGACCTCGATCCTAGTCTGGCCGTCCTCGGACTGGTAGATCAGCATTTGCGAAGTTGCTTGCAGGGCTTTTTCGTCGCTCATGCCAACACCTTCTTTTCCAGCTCGACGGTTTCCTCTTCCAGCTTCAGGATGTCCGCCTTGATCTCAGCAAGTGGCCGCAGGGGATTGAACTCATAGAAATACTTGGTGAAACTGATCTCGTAGCCGGTCTTGATCTTGATCTCATCAATCCAGGCATCCGGGACATGGGGTTTGACTTCGCGGGGGGTGAAATGCTCCAGGATTTCCGGGACCCCGGCGGAAAAGCCATTAATGAAGTTGCGCAAGTTGGCGGCGATATTGTCCGGGTCGGCAATGAGCTTGGCAAAATCGTATTGGCTGCGGTTGTGGAAGTTAAACCCGGCTACCTTGTTCAGGGTNNNNNNNNNNNNNNNNNNNNNNNNNNNNNNNNNNNNNNNNNNNNNNNNNNNNNNNNNNNNNNNNNNNNNNNNNNNNNNNNNNNNNNNNNNNNNNNNNNNNCCCCGGCGGAAAAGCCATTAATGAAGTTGCGCAAGTTGGCGGCGATATTGTCCGGGTCGGCAATGAGCTTGGCAAAATCGTATTGGCTGCGGTTGTGGAAGTTAAACCCGGCTACCTTGTTCAGGGTGACATCCTTGGCGCTGTCGGAAAGTTTTTCAATCTTGGGCAGGCAGTCCAGCACCTTTTGCTTGGTGGAGACCAGCACACAGTCCAGCCACCGAAAAACAGTCATGGGCAAAATGACCTTGCCGTAATCTGACTGTTTGTAGTCGCCACACAGAAGGTCGTCCACCTTCCAGATGAGATTGGCTTTATCTTTGAAGTCTACCATCATTTGTTC
Protein-coding regions in this window:
- a CDS encoding virulence RhuM family protein, coding for MSDEKALQATSQMLIYQSEDGQTRIEVQLQDGTVWLAQKDMAELFQTTVPNINLHLKNIFEEGELDPLATIKDFLTVQNEGGRQVKRAKKFYSLDAIISVGYRIKSHVATRFRQWATRHIKEFIIKGFVLDDERLKNPDQPFDYFDELLRRIQDIRTSEKRFYRKITDIYATSIDYDPTLDISINFFKTVQNKMHWAITGQTAAEIIHQRADHTRPNMGLTSFCGSKVRKQDVVVAKNYLNEDELLALNNLVEQYLVFAEGQAMRHISMHMADWITKLDGFLTLNDRNILEHAGKISHQMARGLAESEYDRFYRNRLQLEARLADEEDFDQLVRQLEDKSKERKP
- a CDS encoding type I restriction-modification system subunit M N-terminal domain-containing protein, encoding MVDFKDKANLIWKVDDLLCGDYKQSDYGKVILPMTVFRWLDCVLVSTKQKVLDCLPKIEKLSDSAKDVTLNKVAGFNFHNRSQYDFAKLIADPDNIAANLRNFINGFSAG